ATATACTGCTATCTGGCTACCCAGGTCAAGCAAATACGTCACGACCATCGACGCACAACACTTTACTAGTAACAACAAATTGTTGCACAAATTAAAGCTTGGAATATGAAAAATGGAGCAACAGCATCAACTACAAGGACCAATATACCAAGCTGTATTCAGCTCAGTCGTCACAAAATACAAAACAGCACCACATACACGTCCTAACTGTtacactatacatacatacatatatagtacataatgtTCAGTCACTCCCTTGCCCTTGTTTCAACAATCCCACCCTTCATACCGCTTTTAACCCGCACCATGGAATATAGTAGAAATTTTGCAAGCAAACTGGGTCAAAGCAACGTGTGCATGGTAGACGCAATTGCAGCCGCAGCGCGTCAGTCGGTTGCCCCAGTGATTCAAGGACGAATTAAGGTAAGGACGTTCATACCTAACTATTGTGTTTACTTGAATGAACTCACGCCAATGCTTACTTGCGTGAATGTGTATTTATGTTTGCACTTGTACGCTGTTTCAGCAGCACCGTTAAAGATCcaacatatgtattatataaatgcatatattaaCAACTTAACAACTGCCACATACATTGTTAAACCCACTCTGCTTTTAgattaattcttttaatttaaggGGGAAAAAACTCACCTGCTGCAAAGTGCAAAGGAGTCGATTTGCGTCCAGCAGTGTCCCGCGCGTTCACAGTTTGTGTGGTAATTAGTTTCTTTACCTTTGCGATATCTCCAGTTTTACATGCTTCGAAGAGCTCTCTTAACGGATCGTTGGCCATAGCCGCATCGAGGTTTACATTAAGTATTGCGCGACTGCGACTCGACATTTCGGAACGTCAACAGCTTAGAGGTGCTTCTGAATTGGTATAATTAAAGCTGCTTAGCTATATTTTGGTTGTGCTGGTCGCTGCAATCACAAGATAAGCAGCGACAGCCACTATGCTGAACTACTTCCTGTTTTTATCTAATTCTTTTTCGTTAATTGTTTCCGACTTTATATTTTCACCATAGAAGTTAAGACTTCAGTTTTCTGTCCTTGCcccaacaaaaattttcaaccacTATGTTTACGAATCCAAACCTTTCCTATTAGCTTAAAAATCCAGACAAACACAATCCGCCACTGAACTCTTTGATTTTCTTTCGTCGATCAAATCTTTTTATGCATACTTTCCCCAAACCACTCTGCAAAAACACTTTTCCTTTGCACTTTCGATGTTATTTTCACACTTGCTCGTTTCTCAAgtaaaatcaaacattttataagtGGTTcacaataaaatcaataaatttttcatttttccaaatttaaggaaatataataaaaataaattaacagcACAGCAATTTGTCAATCGTACATTGCTGACTTGAAAAAACCACTGCAGCAATATGAAATGGTGCAcacaagaaaatgaaaattgggAAATTTAATGAGTTGCCAGCTGTTGTATAATTTGAATACTTGTCCAGTTGAGAAATATTAACATGGATGAAgttataatgaaataattttctaacatttgtgaatattattttaaaaataaattgaggtattttatttatttgtaggAGAATATTaatctgaaaaattaaaataaagtgcgGCAACAATTTCAAAAGAAAGAGCCACAAAAGGAAATGTGACAAAAATACACACGCAGAGTTGCATCAAATAACTTTAacatagtttttaaaaaaaatatttagtgagTTGATATAACCAAATATTTCAGTTTACGGATTAACCAGAATGGAAGCAACTACTGTATTATATACTTACGAGTATAAACAGTTCAGTTAGAACTGATTGGTTTTAGTGTGATGGATTAAGGAGTATTAACTAATAGGTATTATAGTTGGTAGGCAACCCAGACTTCTTTTTGGAGGTAAACAAAATAATGCATTGAAATGCATGATGAATGTCAAATGCAAAGAAATCAACCGAGAAGGGCAAAATGGCGTTTTTTGTTGGTGAGGAATTTTTGGAGAAACaagtttttgatgaaaaaattaatagaaatttaatttcgctgttgttttaaataattagaaagaataaacaaagcctGAGAAATAAAGTGAATCCAAAGTATTCAACGAAAATGTGATATTGTAATGGAAAAGACAACTTAAATCTGCAGAAATTTCGTGGTACACATATTGAACGCCCTCAATATCATTTCTCATACTCCCCTTGAATAAACATCCAACAACAATAGTGTTGCTATGATGCACAAGTAGAACTTGTCAAATGCAGTTTTTGCAGCacatataatgaaaataacaacaactgaaCAAGTGACGAGGCATAAATTCGTGGCGAGAAAGGGAAACAAGCTATTGGAATTGTGAAAAGTGAAAAtcgattaaatattatttttgcacaaatcaatcctttttatctataatcaaaaattattgtgataaatacatatatttgtgtataataaatgtatgcaacaacaaattgtaaaaTGATCGCTGCAACATATGCCCATTATTGCCATAAATATGTGGTTGCTAGGCGTACAATGAAAGAGTTAGAACATTAAAAGCTATATTAAAAACGACAAATGCATTTCGCTTCACTGGAGCGTAAAGTtgtaaacgaatattttttctgttgTGCATACTTCTTGACTTGCAACTAGCACGCGATCAACGCAGCTTTAACCGCCACTCCCAAAGGTGTACAAATgagttttaaaaattctgtgGAGGGCTTTTATTAAATTGGCGCATTAAAAGTATTTCGTACCCGACCATGGAATTGAAAGTTTGGGTTGAGGGTATTCAACGGATTGTATGTGGAGTTACCGTGAACACAACGTGTCAGGTATGTAAAAGCACTGCCATTCACCCATTTTATACTCATTAATCTAGGCTTGCAAATAATACCAATAAATCGTTAATCAaatgtacaatattttttaatgctttcattacttattttctttactttgtATGCTAGGATGTGGTATTTGCGCTGGCGCATGCCACTGGGAAAGTAGGCCGCTTTACACTCATTGAACGTTGGCGCAACAATGAGCGCTTGCTGGCGCCAAACGAAAATCCGCTTAAATTATTACTGGAATGGGGTGAATACGCCAATGATGTGCAATTTATACTGCAACGTTcggaaaataaacaacaaccaACAACGCAACGTGTAGACAATTCTGtagccaataacaacaataataataacaacagtaaCACTAATAATGCAGCTGTGATGTTGAGAAAGCCTTTAGGCTtaagcaataacaatagcaatagtcaaaataatattaataacaacaacaatactacgAATAGTAACTACAATCCACACCAAGTCAAGTCATCACATTTGAACAATCTggatacaaatttaaatatatcacCACACCTTGATAAATCGCGTGAATTGAAGAAAAAGAGTTTTGGGTATGTAACATATACAATGAATAAATATGcaactttttaataaacttttttcttacAGGCACGATGcaaaacatattgaaaatattggtaTTGTCAAAGGTATACCACAACGTCACAGTAACAATAGTGACAATAAcgacaacaatagcaataataatttaaataaacagcAACGAATTGCGCCGGTACCAAATTCTTCACCCATAAACACAAATTCGCCACACCTCGCGTCCATCTCACGTTCACCCACTACATTGACTGACAATAATAACTCGTCAGCCTTACCTCAGCTAATCCCTCGCCACGAAAAATCTCATTCGAATCCCACTGAAATGCCCCGAAACCATGCTCATGCATTTACCGATGGTGCTGGATTTTTTCATGACTCACAGCAAAGAAACAATgacggcaacaacaataacaacagcaaccatATATATCAGCAAATCGGTGCTCAGAACAGCAAGTCAATCAACGAAATTAATTTGGCTGTTGTGCGTGAGTCGCTGGATCGCCGCATAGCCACCAACAGTCCGGACGTGCTGTATGCCACACCGCATAGCAACAActtcaataacaacaatagcagcaatagTTGCAGCAGTAGTAGCAGTGAAAATCTCCTTGACATCTACAATGGCAATGTGAATCGCAGTGGTGGGGTTGGCGGTGATATGCCACCGGATTTGCTGTACAAAAATGCGCCAACAATTTCGGCAAATGGCGCACTAGTGCCACCACCTTACCGCGA
The sequence above is drawn from the Bactrocera tryoni isolate S06 chromosome 1, CSIRO_BtryS06_freeze2, whole genome shotgun sequence genome and encodes:
- the LOC120782835 gene encoding uncharacterized protein DDB_G0283357, which gives rise to MELKVWVEGIQRIVCGVTVNTTCQDVVFALAHATGKVGRFTLIERWRNNERLLAPNENPLKLLLEWGEYANDVQFILQRSENKQQPTTQRVDNSVANNNNNNNNSNTNNAAVMLRKPLGLSNNNSNSQNNINNNNNTTNSNYNPHQVKSSHLNNLDTNLNISPHLDKSRELKKKSFGHDAKHIENIGIVKGIPQRHSNNSDNNDNNSNNNLNKQQRIAPVPNSSPINTNSPHLASISRSPTTLTDNNNSSALPQLIPRHEKSHSNPTEMPRNHAHAFTDGAGFFHDSQQRNNDGNNNNNSNHIYQQIGAQNSKSINEINLAVVRESLDRRIATNSPDVLYATPHSNNFNNNNSSNSCSSSSSENLLDIYNGNVNRSGGVGGDMPPDLLYKNAPTISANGALVPPPYRDPPPPRNSPLQLQQQQFQTQQFVASGMSTAAVNTFTQDYNNASDYDVDFQRLAGNGNGSSGGGGGSSGSLGSIEESESIFQATQYNDLLQLIKFQREKISAQQLELSKYDAEIVYLENKERDQAQELEAISREITKADQIFRQGSEQLQTLQYVEEENELVKQQEKTLKSEIALLRSKLANCETELLQCKNKIRLLMNDIEVEQRSNATKQKANRQNVERDFLMEMERIQSEIDQAIHNTDTSNKTAENLKKEILLIENAITEKKRQVEQLVNEMKEVNLQSLTVTTSDEIKHFLEGSNKPGSSRRIIGSPRQLENAVPTSKNPHGVWV